A stretch of the Lagenorhynchus albirostris chromosome 21, mLagAlb1.1, whole genome shotgun sequence genome encodes the following:
- the CLDN23 gene encoding claudin-23 has product MRTPVVMILGMVLAPCGLLLTLTGTLTPGWRLVKGFLDQPVDLVLYQGLWDICREQSSSERQCGQPDDLSYFAAEPVRVARGLMITSLAATALGLLLATVGVRCWQDEPHFALAGLSGVVLFAAGLLSLIPVSWYNHFLADRAVLPAQSSPVTVQVGYSLVLGYLGSCLLLLGGFSLALSFAPWCAERCRSCRKAPPGRARRSSISTVYVDWPEPALTPAIKYYSDGQHRPRPVQLGAASQRKAGFPMPRPPPKAYSNPVEVLDGEKAPESHHGGSSRSTRSCGSALPCDSDL; this is encoded by the coding sequence ATGAGGACGCCGGTGGTGATGATTCTGGGCATGGTGCTCGCACCCTGCGGGCTGCTGCTCACCCTGACCGGCACGCTGACGCCCGGCTGGAGACTGGTGAAGGGCTTCCTTGACCAGCCGGTGGACTTGGTGCTGTACCAGGGCCTGTGGGACATATGCCGCGAGCAGAGCAGCAGCGAGCGCCAGTGCGGTCAGCCAGACGACTTGAGCTACTTCGCCGCCGAGCCCGTGCGGGTGGCGCGGGGACTCATGATCACGTCGCTGGCCGCCACGGCCCTGGGGCTACTGCTGGCGACGGTCGGCGTGCGCTGCTGGCAGGACGAGCCCCACTTCGCGCTGGCCGGCCTCTCCGGCGTCGTGCTTTTCGCCGCGGGCCTCTTGAGCCTCATCCCAGTCTCCTGGTACAACCACTTCTTGGCGGATCGCGCCGTCCTGCCTGCCCAGTCCAGCCCGGTCACCGTGCAGGTCGGCTACAGCCTGGTGCTGGGCTACCTGGGCAGCTGCCTGCTGCTGCTGGGCGGCTTCTCGCTGGCGCTCAGCTTCGCGCCTTGGTGCGCCGAGCGCTGTCGCAGCTGCCGGAAGGCGCCTCCAGGCAGGGCGCGCCGCAGCAGCATCAGCACCGTGTACGTCGACTGGCCGGAGCCCGCGCTCACGCCGGCCATCAAGTACTACAGCGACGGCCAGCACCGGCCGCGGCCCGTCCAGCTCGGCGCCGCCAGCCAGCGCAAGGCCGGCTTCCCGATGCCCCGGCCGCCGCCCAAGGCCTACAGCAACCCGGTGGAAGTGCTCGATGGGGAGAAGGCTCCCGAATCCCACCACGGCGGGTCCTCCCGCAGCACCCGGTCATGCGGCAGCGCACTGCCCTGCGACTCCGACCTGTAG